AGAACagttgtgtttttttttttaattttcattgttGCTTTTACTTATTCACCACATAACAGAGAgacagagaaagagagagagagggagggagCAGCCTTGAATGAGTAATATTTTGGGAGTTATATTTTGTCTCTTCAATTATGACGGTTATTGGAAACTATTTTAGCTACAGGTTCTTTACATAGAATTGACCCAGCCAACAAGAAGTACCTTTTATCTCCGAGGGGTCATGTGGCCATTGTACATGAGTTGATGTAATGCTCCTTTTGGAAAAATGTAGGAAACAGTATAAGTCAAACGTTGATATTTGAGTAATTAAATGTTATAAGTATTGTGCTCGGCTGCTCGCATGTCTTTCTCATTTGAACTGCATATTACCTACATATGCAAAAACTTAGACAATTGTAGGCAAATTGAAAAGTACGTAGATTATACAACGTCGTTTTTATGTTTACATTACAACTATCCCTTTGTCTACGAAATTTCATTTGGTCAAGTTTATTAATGATCAACTGATTGGTCTTGGATTAAGTATGGGGCCGACATTTAGTTGATATGAACCTAAGCACATGTACTCGAGGTTAATTTGGTATAGATTAATGGTAGATACATCAGTGTTTTCCAAATGGTTATAATGTACAAACCCAGCCTTGAATGGACAAATATTATGTTCTGATAttctttctccttttcttgTTATTATCTTGATTGTCTTGAAAGTGGTTCTAGTAACTGTTCTAATATCATGGTAGTTGtatcttgattgatttttgGTTATCATACTCCACTTTTGAAGTGTTTCCTATGTTgcattattataattacaatCATGGCCCATTTTGTATCTGATTTTGCTAATAATCTTTATTACTATATACCAGGAAAAGATTCGTATTTCTTTCATTACTCTGACAGCAGCCCTCAGGTTTCTTAATGGTAATGCTTCTGCTCATTTGGTTTGTCAGTTATAATGCtcaatatttgtttatttcataCTGCTCTTATTCTTCTGACTTCTGTCTTTTTTGTCAATGTAGGTGCACATATTAAAATAACTCACCCTGAACCAACGGAAgaagaaatagaaaaggaTATCCAAAATGGGCTTCACGAAGAGGCTAGACGTGCAGGGTTTAAAATCAACCCTGATAAACTTGGATCTCTTGTTGCTTCTTACGACATTAAGACCTTAACTAAACTGAAAGGCACTGATGGACTTGCTGATAGATTGAATGTATCACTAGAAAAAGGAGTGAACTCAAGTGACGTGCCTTTAAGGCAAAATATATATGGTGTCAATCGCTACACTGAGAAACCTTCTAAAGGTTTTTGGGTGTTTGTATGGGAAGCTTTACATGACTTGACACTTATTATACTTATAGTTTGTGCTGTGGTGTCTATTGGAGTAGGGCTTGCTACTGAAGGGTGGCCAAAGGGTATATATGATGGCTTGGGAATTATCCTTAGCATACTTCTTGTGGTCATGGTTACTGCAATTAGTGATTATAAGCAATCATTACAATTCAAAGAGTTGgataaggagaaaaagaagattttTATCAATGTCACTAGGGATGGAGTTCGGCAGAAAGTCTCCATATTTGATTTGGTTGTTGGAGATATTGTTATTCTGTCCATCGGAGATCAGGTTCCAGCAGATGGAATTTTCATATCCGGGTTTAACTTGTTGATTGATCAGTCAAGTTTGACTGGTGAAAGTGTGCCAATAAACATATACGAAAAAAGACCATTTCTTCTTGCAGGAAGTAAAGTTCAAGACGGGTCTGGTAAAATGTTGGTGACTACAGTTGGAATGAGAACAGAATGGGGAAAGTTGATGGAAACTCTAAGTGAGTGTGGTGATGATGAGACCCCTCTGCAGGTCAAGCTGAATGGTGTTGCTACTATTATTGGTAAAATTGGACTTTGCTTTGCTGTTCTGACTTTCCTAGTCTTGACGGTAAGGTTTTTGATTGAGAAGGGGCTTCGCAACGAAATTACCCAATGGGGTTCTAGTGACGCTCTGCTGCTTTTAAACTACTTCGCTACAGCAGTCACCATTATAGTTGTTGCGGTTCCTGAGGGATTGCCCCTTGCAGTTACACTTAGTCTTGCCTTTGCGATGAAGCAATTAATGAAGGAAAAGGCACTAGTGAGACATTTGTCAGCCTGTGAAACGATGGGTTCTGCTACGTGCATTTGTACTGATAAAACAGGTACATTAACCACTAACCATATGGTAGTCAGTAAAATATGGCTTTCTGGAAAATCAAAGGAGGTTGATGCCAGTGGACACAAGGATGCATTATGTAGCTATATATCAGAAAAAGTATTATCCGTCCTCTTGCAAGGAATATTTAACAATACAGGATCTGAGGTTGTCAATGATAAAGATGGAAAGAGGACAATTCTGGGTACACCAACAGAGTCGGCGATTCTAGAATATGGATTGCTTCTGGGTGATTTTGAGGAGCAACGCAAAGTCTGTAGGATAAAGAAGGTTGAACCTTTTAAttctgaaaagaaaaagatgtcTGTTCTTGTGTCACTTCCAGATGCCAAGACCCGAGCTTTCTGCAAAGGTGCTTCAGAGATTATATTAAAAACGTGCAGCAGGGTAATTAATGCGGATGGGGAGGTTGTCGAGTTGTCAGAAGAGCAAGTAAGTTCTATCTCGGATATCATCAATGGGTTTGCCAATGAAGCTTTACGTACTCTCTGCTTAGCTTATAAGGATATTGACGATGGTTCTCCGGAGGATAGTATCCCCGATAGTGGCTATACGCTGATTGCAATTGTGGGAATCAAGGATCCAGTTCGCCCTGGTGTGAGGGAAGCAGTTAAAATCTGTTTAGATGCTGGCATTGCTGTACGCATGGTTACTGGGGATAATATTAATACAGCTAAAGCTATTGCTAGAGAGTGTGGAATTCTTAAAGATGATGATCTTGCTATAGAAGGTCCAGAGTTTCGCTCTCTGAGTATCTACCAGATGAAGGAACTAATACCAAAACTAAAGGTGGATAACAAATACTCCAATTGTATCCCATCTTTCTGCATTACCACtaattccatatatatatatacacagtATCTTCTAAATCATAAT
The nucleotide sequence above comes from Salvia hispanica cultivar TCC Black 2014 chromosome 5, UniMelb_Shisp_WGS_1.0, whole genome shotgun sequence. Encoded proteins:
- the LOC125187349 gene encoding calcium-transporting ATPase 4, plasma membrane-type-like — translated: MDNFIPPEFDLDHKDHSDDALKKWRQAVGTIVKNRRRRFRYAADLEKRTEAKEQLKKLSEKIRISFITLTAALRFLNGAHIKITHPEPTEEEIEKDIQNGLHEEARRAGFKINPDKLGSLVASYDIKTLTKLKGTDGLADRLNVSLEKGVNSSDVPLRQNIYGVNRYTEKPSKGFWVFVWEALHDLTLIILIVCAVVSIGVGLATEGWPKGIYDGLGIILSILLVVMVTAISDYKQSLQFKELDKEKKKIFINVTRDGVRQKVSIFDLVVGDIVILSIGDQVPADGIFISGFNLLIDQSSLTGESVPINIYEKRPFLLAGSKVQDGSGKMLVTTVGMRTEWGKLMETLSECGDDETPLQVKLNGVATIIGKIGLCFAVLTFLVLTVRFLIEKGLRNEITQWGSSDALLLLNYFATAVTIIVVAVPEGLPLAVTLSLAFAMKQLMKEKALVRHLSACETMGSATCICTDKTGTLTTNHMVVSKIWLSGKSKEVDASGHKDALCSYISEKVLSVLLQGIFNNTGSEVVNDKDGKRTILGTPTESAILEYGLLLGDFEEQRKVCRIKKVEPFNSEKKKMSVLVSLPDAKTRAFCKGASEIILKTCSRVINADGEVVELSEEQVSSISDIINGFANEALRTLCLAYKDIDDGSPEDSIPDSGYTLIAIVGIKDPVRPGVREAVKICLDAGIAVRMVTGDNINTAKAIARECGILKDDDLAIEGPEFRSLSIYQMKELIPKLKVMARSSPTDKHLLVKTSRNELGEVVAVTGDGTNDAPAMHEADIGLAMGIAGTEVAKESADVIVLDDNFSTIVNVAKWGRSVYINIQKFVQFQLTVNIVALMINFISACASGSAPLTAVQLLWVNLIMDTLGALALATEPPHAGLMQRPPVRRNESFITRTMWRNIFGQSIYQLAILLVLNFIGKQLLGLTGSNATEVLNTFIFNTFVFCQVFNEINSRDIEKMNIFRGLIGNWIFIGIIMATVVFQVIIVEFLGTFASTVPLNWQLWVLSIALGAVGMPIAVVLKCIPVKNDAPATHHDGYDALPTGPERA